Proteins encoded by one window of Thermococcus sp. JdF3:
- a CDS encoding serine protein kinase RIO: MREDVIEREIEGMLGLRERREKDSDLYKIANEVFDRTTKETLAYLHRRGKIEELHGVISTGKEANVFAGVDAGGNRIAVKIYRTYTTEFRRIWEYLAADPRVGYLPKDMRKLVFVWTRREFKNLQRAIKYAVRVPEPVIFRNNVLVMEFIGDELPAPRIKDVERSLEPSDFEELYDFTMGVIERLWKRGDMVHGDLSEYNILLHDRPVVIDWSQATVKRNRMSVELLRRDLRNVINYFGRKGVDVDDFDDKFRELVGI; this comes from the coding sequence ATGCGCGAGGATGTAATAGAGCGCGAAATCGAGGGAATGCTGGGCCTCCGGGAGAGGAGGGAGAAGGACAGCGACCTCTACAAGATAGCCAACGAGGTATTTGACCGAACAACAAAGGAAACGTTGGCCTACCTCCACAGGCGCGGTAAAATCGAGGAGTTACACGGCGTCATAAGCACCGGAAAGGAGGCCAACGTCTTTGCCGGCGTGGACGCCGGGGGGAACAGGATAGCCGTCAAGATATACCGCACGTACACGACCGAGTTCCGGCGCATATGGGAGTACCTCGCGGCAGACCCGCGTGTCGGCTACCTGCCCAAGGATATGCGCAAGCTGGTCTTTGTGTGGACCCGGAGGGAGTTTAAGAACCTCCAGCGGGCGATAAAATACGCCGTTCGCGTCCCTGAACCGGTTATCTTCCGCAACAACGTCCTGGTGATGGAGTTCATAGGGGACGAGCTCCCCGCACCCCGCATCAAAGACGTCGAGCGTTCGCTCGAGCCTTCGGACTTTGAGGAACTCTACGACTTCACGATGGGCGTCATCGAGAGGCTCTGGAAGCGCGGGGACATGGTGCACGGCGACCTGAGCGAGTACAACATACTGCTCCACGACAGGCCCGTTGTGATAGACTGGTCGCAGGCGACGGTGAAGAGGAACAGGATGAGCGTGGAGCTGCTCAGAAGGGATCTGAGGAACGTCATAAACTACTTTGGAAGGAAAGGCGTTGATGTTGATGATTTCGACGATAAGTTCCGTGAGCTGGTTGGGATTTAG
- the eif1A gene encoding translation initiation factor eIF-1A: MAYHRGRGGRSGGKKKNRQVQGDEVIRVPLPKEGQLFGVIEQALGSGWMDVRCSDGKIRRCRIPGKLKRRMWMRVGDVVIVQPWDVQTEERGDIVYRYTRTQVDWLLRRGKISQEFLSGGELLF; encoded by the coding sequence ATGGCGTACCACAGAGGAAGAGGCGGAAGAAGTGGGGGGAAGAAAAAGAACAGGCAGGTTCAGGGTGACGAGGTCATCCGTGTTCCCCTCCCGAAGGAAGGACAGCTGTTCGGTGTAATCGAGCAGGCCCTGGGGTCAGGATGGATGGACGTGAGGTGCTCCGACGGGAAGATTAGAAGGTGCAGGATACCCGGCAAGCTCAAGAGACGCATGTGGATGCGCGTGGGCGACGTCGTTATAGTCCAGCCCTGGGACGTGCAGACCGAGGAGCGCGGGGACATAGTCTACCGCTACACCAGGACTCAGGTGGACTGGCTCCTGAGGAGGGGCAAGATAAGTCAGGAATTCCTCAGCGGTGGCGAGCTCCTGTTCTGA
- a CDS encoding metal ABC transporter ATP-binding protein gives MEAITAESLTILYDGKPAVEGVDFTLEEGETLLLLGPNGAGKTTLLKAIACFHRDYTGRLEVFGKPPCEAKELIGYVPQSHSLNERVPLTALEVVAMGGVYRRGFVHFKLPPETLEKAEEVLGFVGLAEVGNRLFSELSGGQKQRVLLARALMSDPKLLLLDEPLSALDPSARVEVASVLAKIKREKSVTMVITTHDINPLIEVGDRIMLLNRRLIAFGRPEDVLQDTIIKSVYGPLARVIPVEGKLFCITGDVHLHRHGGGGR, from the coding sequence ATGGAGGCAATAACCGCCGAAAGCCTCACGATACTCTACGACGGAAAGCCCGCTGTGGAGGGGGTAGACTTCACCCTCGAGGAGGGCGAGACGCTCCTCCTGCTCGGCCCCAACGGGGCAGGCAAGACGACCCTGCTCAAGGCAATTGCCTGCTTCCACAGGGACTACACCGGACGGCTGGAGGTCTTCGGGAAACCACCCTGCGAGGCGAAAGAGCTCATAGGCTACGTCCCCCAGAGCCACAGCCTCAACGAAAGGGTTCCCCTCACCGCCCTCGAGGTCGTTGCGATGGGGGGCGTCTACCGCCGCGGCTTCGTCCACTTCAAGCTCCCTCCAGAGACCCTGGAAAAGGCAGAGGAAGTCCTGGGCTTCGTCGGACTCGCAGAAGTGGGTAACAGGCTTTTCAGCGAGCTGAGCGGCGGTCAGAAGCAGCGCGTCCTCCTCGCGAGGGCCCTGATGAGCGACCCCAAACTGCTCCTCCTCGACGAGCCGCTCTCCGCCCTGGACCCCAGCGCAAGGGTGGAGGTCGCCAGCGTTCTGGCCAAGATAAAGCGTGAGAAAAGCGTGACGATGGTCATCACGACCCACGACATCAACCCCCTAATCGAGGTCGGGGACAGAATCATGCTCCTCAACAGGCGCCTGATAGCCTTCGGAAGGCCGGAGGACGTCCTCCAGGATACGATAATCAAGTCCGTTTACGGCCCGCTGGCAAGGGTAATTCCCGTTGAGGGCAAGCTCTTCTGCATAACCGGCGACGTCCACCTGCACAGGCACGGGGGTGGCGGGCGGTGA
- a CDS encoding metal ABC transporter permease translates to MIPEYLIRALLASVMVSVLLGMLSPLINTKGLAFLTHALFHSLLFGAVLGMILGLLFENLSLVMLVALIVTIIVVLSIAELEKLGFSPDSAVGIVASFVAGLTVLGFGVLYKVMATRPYFPLGESIVSYLTGDIFLITLGDLTVLVLGGALLFFAMLFLYRDFLYLSFDPDGMESYGGNARAYLMILYVLVGAIGALIVQTVGLITLQVVAVLPGAIALMVSSDLRKVIGVSLFLTLGVQVSSVILAYFTDIPPSGLATIMLGLIYGALLFRR, encoded by the coding sequence GTGATTCCGGAGTATCTGATCCGGGCCCTCCTTGCCAGCGTTATGGTAAGCGTCCTGCTCGGCATGCTCAGCCCGCTCATCAACACGAAGGGACTGGCTTTCCTGACCCACGCCCTCTTCCACTCCCTGCTGTTCGGTGCGGTCCTTGGAATGATACTCGGCCTGCTGTTCGAGAACCTCTCCCTGGTCATGCTCGTCGCACTCATCGTCACTATCATCGTCGTGCTTAGTATAGCGGAGCTTGAGAAGCTCGGATTCTCGCCCGATTCCGCCGTTGGAATAGTGGCCAGCTTTGTCGCCGGACTTACAGTCCTTGGCTTTGGCGTGCTCTACAAGGTGATGGCAACCAGGCCGTACTTCCCGCTCGGCGAGAGCATAGTCTCCTACCTCACCGGCGATATATTCCTCATAACCCTCGGTGACCTTACCGTCCTCGTCCTGGGGGGTGCACTTCTCTTTTTCGCCATGCTATTCCTGTACCGCGACTTTCTATACCTGAGCTTCGACCCGGACGGCATGGAGAGCTACGGGGGCAACGCCAGGGCATACCTCATGATCCTCTACGTCCTCGTCGGTGCCATCGGGGCCCTCATCGTCCAGACCGTCGGGCTGATAACCCTCCAGGTGGTGGCCGTTCTTCCGGGCGCGATAGCGCTGATGGTCAGCAGCGACCTGCGCAAGGTCATCGGGGTCAGCCTGTTCCTGACCCTGGGCGTCCAGGTGTCCTCCGTAATCCTCGCCTACTTCACCGACATACCCCCCAGCGGCCTGGCGACGATAATGCTTGGCCTCATCTACGGGGCCCTGCTCTTCAGGAGGTGA
- the rnhB gene encoding ribonuclease HII gives MKLAGIDEAGRGPVLGPMVIAAVVVDERNVPKLEELGVKDSKKLTPKRRERLFDEIIYLLDDYVVLELWPEEIDSREGTLNEFEVENFVKALNSLKVKPDVVYIDAADVKEARFGEEIGKRLNFEAEIVAEHKADDKFVPVSAASIIAKVTRDRAIEKLKGRYGEIGSGYPSDPRTRAFLENYYREHGEFPPIVRRSWKTLKKIEEKLKTEMETKKPPRKGQLSLEDFMKK, from the coding sequence TTGAAGCTCGCGGGAATCGACGAAGCAGGCAGGGGGCCGGTGCTCGGCCCGATGGTCATAGCGGCGGTTGTTGTGGATGAACGGAACGTTCCAAAGCTCGAGGAGCTTGGGGTTAAGGATTCGAAGAAGCTCACCCCCAAGCGGCGTGAGAGGCTGTTCGATGAGATAATCTATCTACTAGACGATTACGTGGTTCTGGAGCTTTGGCCTGAGGAGATAGACTCCCGCGAGGGAACTTTAAACGAGTTCGAGGTGGAGAACTTCGTTAAAGCCCTCAACTCGCTCAAGGTGAAGCCCGATGTCGTTTACATCGATGCAGCTGACGTCAAAGAGGCTCGCTTTGGCGAGGAGATAGGGAAACGGCTCAACTTCGAGGCGGAGATAGTGGCAGAGCACAAGGCCGACGACAAGTTCGTGCCTGTCTCGGCGGCCTCGATAATAGCGAAGGTAACGCGCGACAGGGCTATAGAGAAGCTGAAGGGGAGGTACGGCGAGATTGGAAGCGGCTACCCGAGCGACCCGAGGACGAGGGCGTTCTTGGAGAACTACTACCGCGAGCACGGCGAGTTCCCGCCGATAGTCAGGCGGAGCTGGAAAACGCTGAAGAAGATCGAGGAGAAGCTGAAAACAGAGATGGAAACGAAGAAACCCCCGAGGAAAGGACAGCTCAGCCTTGAAGATTTCATGAAAAAGTAA
- a CDS encoding P-loop NTPase encodes MQLVIASGKGGVGKSTVTASLLYLLKDEYRFVAVDADADAPNLDLLLGVEHWEEEKELIGAKVARINTESCIRCGICQERCPYDCIKVIDGDYVVSELTCEGCNVCGLVCPVPGTITLEEVRSGVVRKTTTRYGFPLISAQLDVGRPNSGKLVTEEKEWAKKLMGELGLEHMIVDSAAGIGCQVIASIGGADLTILVAEPTPASLSDVQRAYRVVQHFRQPAYLIINKSDFNPGFTALREWAETEGIPILGEIPYDRAIPRSMSMLKPFVEAFPDSKAADAMREIAERVRKEILK; translated from the coding sequence ATGCAGCTGGTCATAGCGAGCGGCAAGGGCGGCGTTGGAAAGAGCACGGTAACGGCTTCGCTCCTCTACCTGCTGAAGGACGAGTACCGTTTCGTTGCCGTTGATGCAGATGCGGACGCGCCGAACCTCGACCTGCTCCTCGGCGTCGAGCACTGGGAGGAGGAGAAGGAGCTGATAGGCGCAAAGGTGGCGAGGATAAACACCGAGAGCTGCATAAGGTGCGGCATCTGCCAGGAGCGCTGTCCCTACGACTGCATCAAGGTCATAGACGGCGACTACGTTGTCAGCGAGCTGACCTGCGAGGGCTGCAACGTCTGTGGCCTGGTCTGCCCGGTTCCAGGGACGATAACGCTGGAGGAGGTCCGCTCCGGCGTTGTGAGGAAGACAACCACCCGCTACGGCTTCCCGCTGATCTCGGCCCAGCTCGACGTCGGCAGGCCCAACAGCGGAAAGCTGGTCACAGAGGAGAAGGAGTGGGCGAAAAAGCTCATGGGCGAGCTTGGCCTGGAGCACATGATAGTGGACAGCGCCGCTGGAATAGGTTGCCAGGTCATAGCGAGCATAGGCGGGGCCGATCTAACGATACTCGTTGCCGAGCCGACCCCCGCTTCCCTCAGCGACGTCCAGAGGGCCTACAGGGTCGTTCAGCACTTCAGGCAGCCGGCGTACCTGATAATAAACAAGTCCGACTTCAACCCGGGCTTCACCGCCCTGAGGGAGTGGGCCGAAACGGAGGGGATCCCGATACTCGGCGAGATACCCTACGACAGGGCCATTCCGAGGAGCATGAGCATGCTCAAGCCCTTCGTTGAGGCATTCCCCGACTCAAAGGCTGCTGACGCGATGAGGGAGATAGCCGAGAGGGTTAGGAAGGAGATTCTGAAGTGA
- a CDS encoding P-loop NTPase, giving the protein MQIAVSGGKGGTGKSTVAINMTIALRERYDLVLADLDVEAPNDHLLLGVELANEEPVELFMPRFDYSKCTRCRKCAEVCEEHAIITMRDGTPFLMPNLCSGCAACEIVCQVPGAILPGKKLMGHTYLTETPYGFPLVTGRLLEGEERAMPIVSRAKKRAQALGKELLLVDTAAGTSNTVSKALEDSRLIIAVTEPTPLGIHDGELILRLAKLMDIPAMVVVNRSDLGDVGRVREIAERYGAEVIAEIPYSENIIRSYVEGKPIVLGDYPEAGIFREIASRVVEFLGGGE; this is encoded by the coding sequence TTGCAGATAGCGGTGAGTGGTGGAAAAGGTGGCACCGGAAAGTCCACGGTCGCGATTAACATGACGATAGCGCTTAGGGAGCGCTACGACCTTGTCCTGGCCGATCTCGATGTTGAGGCCCCAAACGACCACCTCCTCCTCGGCGTGGAGCTGGCCAACGAGGAGCCGGTTGAACTGTTCATGCCCAGGTTTGACTATTCGAAGTGCACCCGGTGCAGGAAGTGCGCGGAGGTCTGCGAGGAGCACGCGATAATAACCATGCGCGATGGGACGCCCTTCCTGATGCCGAACCTCTGCTCCGGCTGCGCCGCCTGTGAGATAGTCTGCCAGGTTCCCGGAGCGATTCTGCCGGGTAAGAAGCTAATGGGGCACACCTACCTTACCGAGACGCCCTACGGCTTCCCGCTCGTTACGGGAAGGCTCCTCGAAGGAGAGGAGAGGGCGATGCCGATAGTTTCGAGGGCGAAGAAGCGCGCCCAGGCCCTCGGGAAGGAGCTTCTCCTGGTGGACACCGCGGCCGGAACGAGCAACACGGTGTCGAAGGCCCTTGAGGACTCAAGACTCATCATAGCCGTCACGGAGCCGACGCCCCTCGGGATCCACGACGGCGAGCTGATACTCAGGCTGGCGAAGCTGATGGACATTCCCGCGATGGTCGTAGTGAACCGCTCCGACCTCGGCGACGTGGGCAGGGTGCGCGAGATAGCGGAGAGGTACGGGGCGGAAGTGATAGCCGAGATTCCGTACAGCGAGAACATCATAAGGAGCTACGTTGAGGGGAAGCCGATAGTCCTGGGTGACTATCCCGAGGCCGGGATTTTCAGGGAGATCGCTTCCAGGGTCGTCGAGTTCCTCGGAGGTGGTGAGTGA
- a CDS encoding NifB/NifX family molybdenum-iron cluster-binding protein, whose protein sequence is MRCLKVAFGMENDETLIDAHYGDSKFFAIYEVCEDGSVKLLEKRHNRARDLEEEHDEGHGDPRKFKAVVSQLLDVDVLAAFRMGPNFLRIRDKTNKVAFFTRTRDLKIALQRVVENFDDLWEQTQAKKAEKPPIEE, encoded by the coding sequence ATGAGATGCCTGAAGGTCGCGTTTGGAATGGAGAACGACGAGACGCTCATCGATGCCCACTACGGCGACTCCAAGTTCTTCGCTATCTACGAGGTCTGCGAGGACGGAAGCGTTAAGTTACTTGAGAAGAGGCACAATAGGGCCAGAGACCTTGAGGAGGAACACGACGAGGGGCACGGGGACCCGAGGAAGTTTAAAGCAGTTGTCAGCCAGCTCCTGGACGTTGACGTTCTGGCAGCGTTCAGGATGGGCCCGAACTTCTTGCGCATCAGAGACAAGACCAACAAGGTGGCCTTCTTCACGAGGACGAGGGACCTTAAGATAGCCCTCCAGCGTGTCGTTGAGAACTTCGACGACCTCTGGGAGCAGACCCAGGCGAAGAAGGCCGAGAAGCCGCCGATAGAGGAGTGA
- a CDS encoding isoprenylcysteine carboxylmethyltransferase family protein: MRFWGIEPRVFLVTAPYALFAFYLNSRLPQSFLQLPGVGVVLLSVGIVLWLLCYLQVSRAYSEGRLLTGGCYSRVRHPIYSIWGLLIVPGFSLVFGGFLLGLPLVYWLAVVGFIGDEEKVLEERFGDEWRQYAERTPRFLPRL, translated from the coding sequence ATGCGCTTTTGGGGGATCGAGCCGAGGGTCTTTCTGGTTACAGCCCCTTATGCTCTCTTCGCATTTTACCTCAACTCAAGGCTCCCCCAGTCTTTTCTGCAGCTCCCCGGTGTGGGAGTTGTCCTTTTGAGCGTTGGGATAGTCCTCTGGCTCCTCTGCTACCTCCAGGTCTCAAGGGCCTACTCCGAGGGGAGGCTCCTCACGGGAGGCTGCTACTCCAGGGTCAGGCACCCGATATACTCGATATGGGGCCTCCTCATAGTCCCGGGCTTTTCTCTCGTCTTCGGCGGTTTCCTCCTAGGTTTACCTCTCGTCTACTGGCTCGCGGTGGTGGGGTTTATAGGGGATGAGGAGAAAGTCCTGGAGGAGAGGTTCGGGGATGAGTGGAGACAGTACGCTGAGAGAACGCCCAGGTTCCTACCGAGGCTTTGA
- a CDS encoding DUF2250 domain-containing protein, which produces MSGDSTLRERPGSYRGFELLPVHLYVLAHLKRAGVDYAKMMAKVGGLSLELINDAIGDLLEIGLIERDPGSAVKRSRARLKKAFEVHKHHTYYRLSREGELLVRSVDGRWLKEYFNSLLSDGWRVVKALAESGNIREASRGIGIDDETAEELKVLHFITEKGRKTEFFKRLWEFLRV; this is translated from the coding sequence ATGAGTGGAGACAGTACGCTGAGAGAACGCCCAGGTTCCTACCGAGGCTTTGAACTTCTGCCAGTTCACCTCTACGTCCTAGCCCACCTGAAGAGGGCGGGCGTTGACTATGCGAAGATGATGGCCAAAGTTGGCGGCCTTTCCCTTGAGTTAATCAACGACGCCATCGGCGACCTCCTTGAAATCGGCCTGATAGAACGCGACCCGGGGAGCGCGGTAAAGCGAAGCAGGGCGCGCTTAAAGAAGGCCTTCGAGGTTCACAAGCACCACACCTACTACCGCCTCTCCCGCGAGGGAGAACTGCTGGTCCGCTCCGTTGATGGGAGGTGGCTGAAGGAGTACTTCAACTCCCTCCTCTCCGACGGCTGGAGGGTCGTTAAAGCTCTCGCGGAGTCCGGGAACATACGGGAGGCCAGCCGGGGGATTGGGATAGACGACGAAACCGCCGAGGAGCTGAAGGTTCTCCACTTCATCACGGAAAAGGGGAGGAAAACGGAGTTCTTCAAGAGACTGTGGGAGTTCCTGAGGGTATAA
- a CDS encoding Rossmann-like domain-containing protein gives MLLRRIKKEALKLAGDLELVDFDFALPYTWVLAQGPEGKALGVAMTLPEEIQRYTSSISEPSLEAFIERADSLNVVERTLGLAAINAVSQYHIDLSGAEWVDVLDLLPENAGNIAMIGNMPPLVRELREKGHRVYVFERNAKLWDRDTYSDALEYHLLPEMDAVIASASCLVNGTIDMLLDRAKKARLFVLTGPTGQLLPEFLRGSGVTHLASMKVVEVEKALLGLKLGSFRGFEEGNRKYVVEVG, from the coding sequence ATGCTCCTGAGGAGGATAAAAAAGGAGGCGCTCAAGCTCGCCGGGGACCTTGAGCTGGTCGATTTTGACTTCGCCCTGCCCTACACGTGGGTTCTCGCCCAAGGGCCGGAGGGAAAAGCATTGGGGGTTGCGATGACCCTGCCCGAGGAGATCCAGCGCTACACCAGCTCAATAAGCGAGCCGTCGCTTGAGGCTTTCATAGAAAGGGCCGACAGCCTTAACGTGGTCGAGCGGACCCTCGGTTTAGCCGCGATAAACGCGGTTTCGCAGTACCATATAGACCTGAGCGGGGCGGAGTGGGTCGACGTGCTCGACCTCCTCCCCGAGAACGCGGGTAATATAGCGATGATTGGGAACATGCCTCCCCTGGTAAGGGAGCTCCGCGAAAAGGGGCACAGGGTGTACGTCTTCGAGAGGAACGCCAAGCTCTGGGACAGGGACACCTACAGCGACGCCCTTGAGTACCACCTCCTCCCCGAGATGGACGCGGTGATAGCGAGCGCGAGCTGTCTCGTGAACGGAACAATAGACATGCTCCTGGACAGGGCGAAGAAGGCCAGGCTCTTCGTCCTGACGGGCCCCACCGGCCAGCTCCTCCCGGAGTTCTTAAGGGGGAGCGGCGTTACACACCTGGCCTCGATGAAGGTCGTTGAGGTCGAGAAGGCCCTCCTGGGACTCAAACTCGGCTCATTCAGGGGCTTTGAGGAGGGAAACAGAAAGTACGTCGTGGAAGTGGGGTGA
- a CDS encoding NifB/NifX family molybdenum-iron cluster-binding protein translates to MRIAIPTNGGGLEDTVAQVFARAPAFLIVDVDENGNLTNSRVIQNGAAMAGGGAGPMAVQTLINEGVEAVIAPQVGPNALGAIQAAGIRLYQVAPGTPVEEAVKAVTSGSVGQFTAPVPPAPATATAPAPAYGPYPAAPAYPAYPAYGYGFGPGRGWGRGGGWGRGRGFGRGWGRGGRGWGARLGYCPWTGQPSRRAWLSRFFGWW, encoded by the coding sequence ATGAGAATCGCGATACCCACCAACGGAGGGGGACTCGAGGACACCGTTGCTCAGGTCTTTGCCAGGGCGCCGGCTTTCCTCATAGTGGACGTTGACGAAAACGGCAACCTCACCAACAGCAGGGTCATCCAGAACGGTGCCGCCATGGCGGGAGGCGGAGCCGGACCGATGGCGGTTCAGACCCTCATCAACGAGGGTGTCGAAGCAGTGATAGCACCGCAGGTCGGCCCCAACGCCCTTGGAGCCATACAGGCCGCAGGAATAAGGCTCTACCAGGTCGCTCCGGGAACCCCGGTTGAGGAGGCGGTAAAGGCCGTCACCAGCGGAAGCGTTGGCCAGTTCACGGCACCGGTGCCGCCCGCTCCAGCAACTGCAACAGCTCCCGCACCGGCCTACGGGCCGTACCCAGCGGCGCCGGCTTACCCGGCCTACCCCGCCTACGGCTACGGTTTTGGCCCGGGCAGAGGCTGGGGCCGCGGTGGCGGCTGGGGAAGAGGCAGAGGCTTCGGCCGTGGATGGGGCAGAGGAGGAAGAGGCTGGGGAGCCAGACTCGGCTACTGCCCCTGGACCGGCCAGCCAAGCAGGAGAGCATGGCTTTCCAGATTCTTTGGCTGGTGGTGA
- a CDS encoding NifB/NifX family molybdenum-iron cluster-binding protein, which produces MRIIVSTVNGGLDDRVNPAFGRTPTFTIVDVGNGGITNAHVVQNPGYSQPRGAGVTAAQFCIDQGANVVIAGQFGPNSSGVLQAAGIRMVSAPATMTVREAVEAFLRGELTQAVFGPEGGAGPGAGYGMGRGRGTGGGMGRGMGRGRGGGYGRGGGW; this is translated from the coding sequence ATGAGGATCATAGTCTCAACCGTAAACGGAGGACTCGATGACAGGGTGAACCCGGCATTCGGAAGAACCCCCACTTTCACGATAGTTGACGTCGGGAACGGGGGAATAACCAACGCCCATGTCGTCCAGAACCCCGGCTACAGCCAGCCGAGGGGAGCCGGAGTTACCGCGGCGCAGTTCTGCATAGACCAGGGGGCCAACGTTGTCATTGCGGGTCAGTTCGGGCCCAACTCATCGGGAGTCCTCCAGGCCGCTGGCATAAGGATGGTCTCCGCCCCGGCCACGATGACCGTCAGAGAAGCCGTCGAAGCCTTCCTGAGGGGCGAGCTCACCCAGGCAGTCTTTGGCCCCGAGGGGGGAGCCGGACCGGGAGCAGGCTACGGGATGGGGAGAGGCAGAGGAACAGGCGGCGGTATGGGTCGTGGAATGGGAAGAGGTAGGGGCGGAGGATACGGCCGCGGTGGCGGCTGGTGA
- a CDS encoding antibiotic biosynthesis monooxygenase, translating into MRLWHGRVPIEKADEYEKFLIERAVPDYGSVDGLLKLYFMRKDEEGVAHFLLVTTWDSMESLKKFAGENPEIAKYYPEDDDFLLEKEKYVQHYRIFYEG; encoded by the coding sequence ATGAGGCTCTGGCACGGGAGGGTGCCGATCGAAAAGGCGGACGAATACGAAAAGTTCCTTATCGAAAGGGCGGTTCCGGACTACGGTTCCGTTGATGGCCTTTTAAAGCTCTACTTCATGAGGAAAGACGAAGAAGGCGTTGCCCACTTCCTTCTCGTCACGACATGGGACTCAATGGAGTCCCTCAAGAAGTTCGCCGGTGAGAACCCTGAGATAGCCAAGTACTATCCTGAGGACGACGACTTCCTGCTGGAAAAGGAGAAGTACGTTCAGCACTACCGAATCTTCTACGAAGGGTGA
- a CDS encoding DUF998 domain-containing protein, with amino-acid sequence MKKSQLLAGILSPPIALGGIGAAILINRSWWSLTDNAISDLGKVGLPHSWVMNVPLLISAILTIYYALDLLGEMKNLVSRLGVLVFILGLFFLAGIAVFPEGTEPHYHVSWGFFAAGSLGFLMAGAGMWFEGNRRFGIFTVLLFAVEVLLARWAFGAFSGVAIAEFIGIFAILTWHYMLMWMKFFKDK; translated from the coding sequence ATGAAAAAGAGCCAGCTGTTGGCTGGCATTCTTTCTCCCCCAATCGCCCTCGGCGGGATAGGGGCGGCGATCCTCATAAACCGCTCCTGGTGGAGTCTCACGGACAACGCGATAAGCGACCTGGGAAAGGTCGGCCTGCCCCACAGCTGGGTAATGAACGTTCCGCTCTTAATATCTGCGATCCTAACGATTTACTACGCGCTCGACCTCCTTGGGGAAATGAAAAACCTGGTTTCAAGGCTGGGCGTTTTGGTGTTCATACTAGGTCTATTCTTCCTCGCGGGAATAGCGGTCTTTCCAGAAGGAACTGAACCGCACTACCACGTCAGCTGGGGCTTCTTCGCCGCGGGAAGTTTGGGATTTTTGATGGCAGGAGCAGGCATGTGGTTCGAAGGGAACCGGCGCTTTGGGATTTTCACGGTATTACTGTTCGCGGTCGAGGTGCTCCTTGCCCGGTGGGCGTTCGGTGCCTTCAGCGGCGTTGCCATTGCCGAGTTCATCGGGATTTTTGCGATACTGACCTGGCACTACATGCTGATGTGGATGAAGTTTTTCAAGGACAAATAA
- a CDS encoding PPC domain-containing DNA-binding protein: protein MRFSRGRNFLFRVPEGEELLKFINKFAKENNVLIGTVSAIGSLKNPKIGYFDEDAGEYKVIELTGTYELVSLAGNISVKDGEPFAHIHVALGDSDGMLYGGHLIEAEVFVAEVFMQELLGELLERKPQENGLALWDTVEL, encoded by the coding sequence GTGAGGTTCTCGAGGGGCAGGAATTTTCTGTTCAGGGTCCCCGAGGGGGAGGAGCTCCTGAAGTTCATAAACAAATTTGCAAAGGAGAACAACGTCCTGATTGGGACGGTCAGCGCCATCGGGAGTCTGAAGAATCCGAAAATAGGTTACTTCGATGAGGATGCGGGTGAGTACAAGGTCATTGAGCTGACCGGCACCTATGAGCTGGTCTCCCTTGCGGGCAACATAAGTGTTAAGGACGGCGAGCCTTTCGCCCATATCCACGTTGCCCTGGGAGACTCCGACGGTATGCTGTACGGAGGGCATCTCATTGAGGCTGAGGTCTTCGTGGCCGAGGTGTTCATGCAGGAACTCCTGGGTGAGCTCCTTGAGAGAAAGCCGCAGGAGAACGGATTGGCGCTGTGGGACACGGTGGAACTTTGA
- a CDS encoding chromate resistance protein ChrB domain-containing protein, protein MPFDFKGDELGHHDGKCFFDAFVEKYSITDPAVLKEPSASGGCPGLKRERLSSHSLFFRGVPLRFHSSCKPSQASLRPSF, encoded by the coding sequence ATACCCTTTGATTTTAAGGGGGATGAGCTCGGTCATCACGATGGGAAATGCTTCTTTGACGCTTTCGTTGAGAAGTACAGCATAACCGACCCTGCCGTTCTGAAAGAACCCTCAGCCTCTGGCGGTTGCCCTGGATTGAAGAGGGAGAGGCTTAGCAGCCATTCTCTCTTTTTTCGTGGAGTACCTCTTCGATTCCACAGTTCTTGTAAACCTTCGCAAGCATCTCTCCGGCCTTCGTTCTGA
- a CDS encoding chromate resistance protein ChrB domain-containing protein — protein sequence MPWLIKRFVDPEAEFIFVPAIPARRPSRGNTL from the coding sequence GTGCCCTGGCTTATAAAGCGTTTTGTCGACCCTGAGGCGGAGTTTATCTTCGTGCCCGCGATACCGGCCCGGCGACCATCACGAGGGAATACCCTTTGA